From the genome of Halorussus caseinilyticus, one region includes:
- a CDS encoding DUF58 domain-containing protein has product MNRERVPRFRGALAGTLLLTTLGLFYAEHRLFAVAVVPLAYVAFGALSSLSGADEPDIRREFDAARPPPGEEVAVTLTVRNEGESALADVRVVDGVPDELAVVSGSPRAAVALRPGEEATCSYSVVAKRGDYDFDDPAVRVRTASGTDRATTEIPAAGETTLSCSRSVSDPPFGRPSLRRVGTHTTDSGGEGVEFHSTREYRPGDPVSRVDWRRFAKTGDLTTVEFREERAARTVVVVDARPVARTTPSAGYPNGAELCAYAGERLYDALTAANVATSVTAVGLGDGDLPGGLPADGLPWAASDADGASARLVFEAVGRAADRDAPTEVPGDGTSPTESVGSTASPDPATASADGGTPADAGTPADSGPRPTPDRRGTRRSGDCWPDCPPTRRSWLSRPSPTTGRSRWPGRCRSGTTNSRS; this is encoded by the coding sequence ATGAACCGCGAGCGAGTTCCCCGGTTCCGGGGTGCGCTCGCCGGGACGCTCCTGCTGACCACACTCGGCCTGTTCTACGCCGAACATCGACTGTTCGCGGTCGCGGTCGTCCCGCTGGCGTACGTCGCGTTCGGCGCGCTCTCGTCGCTGTCGGGTGCGGACGAACCTGACATCCGGCGCGAATTCGACGCCGCGCGTCCGCCGCCGGGCGAGGAAGTCGCGGTCACGCTCACGGTCCGCAACGAGGGCGAGTCGGCGCTCGCGGACGTTCGGGTCGTGGACGGCGTGCCCGACGAGTTGGCCGTCGTCTCCGGGTCGCCGCGGGCCGCGGTCGCGCTCCGGCCGGGCGAGGAGGCGACCTGCTCGTACTCGGTGGTCGCCAAGCGCGGCGACTACGACTTCGACGACCCCGCGGTTCGGGTCCGGACCGCCAGCGGGACCGACCGCGCGACGACCGAGATTCCGGCCGCGGGCGAGACGACCCTCTCGTGTTCGCGGTCGGTCTCGGACCCGCCGTTCGGTCGGCCCTCTCTCCGCCGGGTGGGGACCCACACGACCGACTCGGGCGGCGAGGGCGTCGAGTTTCACTCGACCCGCGAGTACCGACCCGGCGACCCCGTGAGTCGCGTCGATTGGCGGCGGTTCGCCAAGACCGGCGACCTCACCACGGTCGAGTTCCGGGAGGAACGGGCGGCCCGGACCGTCGTCGTGGTGGACGCCCGGCCGGTCGCTCGGACGACCCCGAGCGCGGGCTATCCCAACGGCGCGGAGCTTTGCGCGTACGCGGGCGAACGACTATACGACGCGCTGACCGCGGCGAACGTGGCGACCAGCGTCACCGCGGTCGGTCTCGGGGACGGCGACCTGCCGGGCGGACTCCCGGCCGACGGTCTGCCGTGGGCGGCCTCCGACGCCGACGGCGCGAGCGCCCGACTCGTCTTCGAGGCGGTCGGGCGCGCCGCCGACCGGGACGCGCCGACCGAGGTTCCCGGCGACGGGACCAGTCCGACTGAGAGCGTCGGTTCGACCGCGAGTCCCGACCCGGCCACCGCGAGCGCGGACGGCGGGACGCCCGCCGACGCCGGAACCCCGGCGGACTCCGGACCCCGACCGACGCCGGACCGCCGAGGAACTCGGCGGTCCGGCGACTGCTGGCCCGACTGCCCGCCGACGCGCAGGTCGTGGTTGTCTCGCCCGTCCCCGACGACTGGCCGGAGTCGCTGGCCCGGTCGCTGTCGGTCCGGGACCACGAACTCGCGGTCCTGA
- the leuS gene encoding leucine--tRNA ligase, with translation MTTSSGNQRERGFDHTEVEPKWQREWDDADVFRIPDSAEDPEYVLAMFPYTSGNLHMGHVRNYTITDAYARFERLRGESVLHPMGWDSFGLPAENAAEERDTNPRDWTMKCIDSMKEQLQAMGFGYDWEREVTTCDPDYYRWNQWLFKQFLDEDLVERQSAELNWCPSCETVLADEQVEGEAELCWRCDTPIEQREMDQWFFTITDYADELLAALDELEGWPANVREMQRNWIGRQEGDSVSFEIPGYGDVDIFTTRLDTIHGATFFSLAPGHPVAQEIAEENDEVAEYIHEAEHADEDDLDVTSGVFTGEYAVNPATGEEIPVYVADYVLTDVGTGALYAVPGHDDRDHEFAEAHDIPIEQVVEPSPEAETDPEDVDVQEDAYTPDGVLVNSGEFDGLTSEEAREQFVEEFDGEHRTEYKLRDWGISRQRYWGTPIPMIRCDDCGYVPVPDEDLPVELPEFVHTTGNPLDAAEEWKHVDCPDCGGEAVRETDTMDTFVDSSWYFLRYVSPDLEDAPFDADRASDWMPVDQYVGGIEHAVMHLLYARFFTKVLDDFELLEGVREPFTDLTNQGMVLGEDGNKMSKSLGNGVSPQRIIDEYGADTARLFIMEAAQPEKEFAWSAEGVHSANNFLQNVYRLADEFADGEVTAGESGDDSSVGEYVSREIDATIATATTEYEDFRFNHALQAVRETISLLRRYREYTTPDADTFERGLVTVVKLLAPVAPHLAEEVWERLGRDGLVAEADWPDADAPEDYDAERRLVENTREDVRDIVETVGIENPETITLAVAPEWKHRAHEIAMNADGNVVGTVMGDDQLRAQGEDAADFAKDLAAQSEALDEQLPPERERGALERAAWLLEREFGADVVVRSAEEADGQLAGKAEPGRPAIDIAE, from the coding sequence ATGACTACCAGTTCCGGAAACCAACGCGAACGAGGGTTCGACCACACCGAGGTCGAACCGAAGTGGCAACGCGAGTGGGACGACGCCGACGTGTTCCGAATCCCCGACAGCGCCGAGGACCCCGAGTACGTCCTCGCCATGTTCCCCTACACCTCCGGGAACCTCCACATGGGACACGTCCGAAACTACACGATTACCGACGCCTACGCCCGGTTCGAGCGACTCCGCGGCGAGAGCGTCCTCCACCCGATGGGGTGGGACTCGTTCGGCCTGCCCGCCGAGAACGCCGCCGAGGAGCGCGACACCAACCCCCGCGACTGGACGATGAAGTGCATCGACTCGATGAAAGAGCAACTGCAGGCGATGGGCTTTGGCTACGACTGGGAGCGCGAGGTGACGACCTGCGACCCCGACTACTACCGGTGGAACCAGTGGCTGTTCAAGCAGTTCTTGGACGAGGACCTCGTGGAACGCCAGAGCGCCGAACTCAACTGGTGTCCCTCCTGCGAGACGGTGCTGGCCGACGAGCAGGTGGAGGGCGAGGCCGAACTCTGCTGGCGATGTGACACCCCCATCGAACAGCGCGAGATGGACCAGTGGTTCTTCACCATCACCGACTACGCCGACGAACTGCTGGCGGCGCTGGACGAGTTGGAAGGATGGCCCGCCAACGTCCGGGAGATGCAACGCAACTGGATAGGGCGTCAGGAGGGCGACAGCGTGTCCTTCGAGATTCCGGGCTACGGCGACGTGGACATCTTCACGACCCGACTCGACACCATCCACGGTGCGACGTTCTTCTCGCTCGCGCCCGGCCACCCCGTCGCCCAAGAAATCGCCGAAGAGAACGACGAAGTGGCCGAGTACATCCACGAGGCCGAACACGCCGACGAGGACGACTTGGACGTGACTTCCGGCGTGTTCACCGGCGAGTACGCCGTCAACCCCGCGACCGGCGAGGAGATTCCGGTCTACGTCGCCGACTACGTGCTGACCGACGTGGGGACCGGCGCGCTGTACGCGGTGCCCGGCCACGACGACCGGGACCACGAGTTCGCAGAAGCCCACGACATCCCCATCGAGCAAGTCGTGGAACCGTCCCCGGAAGCCGAGACCGACCCCGAGGACGTGGACGTGCAGGAGGACGCCTACACGCCCGACGGGGTGCTGGTCAACAGCGGCGAGTTCGACGGCCTGACCAGCGAGGAGGCCCGCGAGCAGTTCGTCGAGGAGTTCGACGGCGAACACCGAACCGAGTACAAACTCCGGGACTGGGGCATCTCGCGCCAGCGCTACTGGGGCACCCCCATCCCGATGATTCGGTGCGACGACTGTGGCTACGTCCCGGTCCCCGACGAGGACCTGCCGGTCGAACTCCCCGAGTTCGTCCACACCACGGGTAACCCGCTGGACGCCGCCGAGGAGTGGAAGCACGTCGATTGTCCCGACTGCGGCGGCGAGGCGGTCCGCGAGACCGACACGATGGACACGTTCGTAGACTCGTCGTGGTACTTCCTGCGGTACGTCTCGCCGGACCTCGAAGACGCGCCGTTCGACGCCGACCGAGCGAGCGACTGGATGCCGGTGGACCAGTACGTCGGGGGCATCGAACACGCCGTGATGCACCTGCTGTACGCCCGGTTCTTCACGAAGGTGCTGGACGACTTCGAACTGCTGGAAGGGGTCCGCGAACCGTTCACCGACCTGACCAACCAAGGGATGGTGCTGGGCGAGGACGGCAACAAGATGTCCAAGAGTCTCGGTAACGGCGTCTCTCCCCAGCGCATCATCGACGAGTACGGTGCCGACACCGCCCGCCTGTTCATCATGGAGGCGGCCCAACCCGAGAAGGAGTTCGCGTGGAGCGCCGAGGGCGTCCACTCGGCGAACAACTTCCTCCAGAACGTCTACCGACTCGCCGACGAGTTCGCCGACGGCGAGGTCACGGCGGGCGAGTCCGGCGACGACTCGTCGGTCGGGGAGTACGTCTCGCGGGAGATAGACGCGACTATCGCCACCGCCACCACGGAGTACGAGGACTTCCGGTTCAACCACGCGCTCCAAGCGGTCCGCGAGACGATTTCGCTGTTGCGTCGCTACCGCGAGTACACCACGCCCGACGCCGACACCTTCGAGCGCGGACTGGTGACGGTCGTGAAACTCCTCGCGCCCGTCGCGCCCCACCTCGCCGAGGAGGTCTGGGAGCGACTGGGCCGCGACGGTCTGGTGGCCGAGGCCGACTGGCCCGACGCCGACGCGCCCGAGGACTACGACGCCGAGCGCCGACTCGTGGAGAACACCCGCGAGGACGTGCGCGACATCGTGGAGACGGTCGGCATCGAGAACCCCGAGACCATCACGCTCGCCGTCGCGCCCGAGTGGAAGCACCGCGCCCACGAGATTGCGATGAACGCCGACGGCAACGTCGTCGGCACCGTCATGGGCGACGACCAACTCCGAGCGCAGGGCGAGGACGCCGCCGACTTCGCCAAGGACCTCGCCGCCCAGTCGGAGGCGCTGGACGAGCAACTGCCCCCCGAGCGCGAACGCGGCGCGCTCGAACGCGCCGCGTGGTTGCTCGAACGAGAGTTCGGTGCCGACGTAGTGGTCCGGAGCGCCGAGGAAGCCGACGGCCAACTGGCGGGGAAGGCCGAACCCGGACGCCCCGCAATCGACATCGCGGAGTAG
- a CDS encoding AAA family ATPase, which produces MNQPTATQRCERVLDAVHSAVVADREFLETVLTGILARGHVLLEDVPGTGKTLTAQSFADALGLSFSRIQFTPDLLPADITGSNVYDEGTGEFEFSPGPVFANVVLADEINRAPPKTQAALLEAMGEGQVTVDGTTHDLPTPFFVLATQNPVEQEGTFGLPEAQRDRFIVKTTMGYPDFDGERELVDRRADRTAKAPSVESVMQGREVPAIQRVLETVRVDGKIRDYVVALGRATRADDRVDVGVSPRGIQRLFEAARARAVVAGREYVVPDDVKRVAEPTFAHRLVLTDEATVRGTDRSEVLADVLDRIEVPAVKSSTR; this is translated from the coding sequence ATGAACCAACCCACGGCCACACAGCGATGCGAGCGCGTCTTAGACGCCGTACACTCGGCCGTCGTCGCCGACCGCGAGTTTCTCGAAACCGTTCTCACCGGCATCCTCGCGCGGGGGCACGTCTTGCTCGAAGACGTGCCGGGCACCGGCAAGACCCTGACCGCCCAGTCGTTCGCCGACGCCCTCGGCCTGTCGTTCTCGCGCATCCAGTTCACGCCCGACCTCCTGCCCGCCGACATCACCGGGTCGAACGTCTACGACGAGGGCACCGGCGAGTTCGAGTTCTCGCCCGGTCCCGTCTTCGCCAACGTGGTGCTGGCCGACGAAATCAACCGCGCGCCGCCCAAGACCCAAGCCGCCCTGCTCGAAGCGATGGGCGAGGGGCAGGTCACGGTCGACGGGACGACTCACGACCTGCCGACGCCCTTCTTCGTCCTCGCAACGCAGAACCCAGTCGAACAGGAGGGCACCTTCGGACTCCCGGAGGCCCAGCGCGACCGCTTCATCGTCAAGACCACGATGGGCTACCCGGACTTCGACGGCGAGCGAGAACTCGTGGACCGGCGGGCCGACCGGACCGCGAAGGCTCCGAGCGTCGAGTCGGTGATGCAGGGTCGGGAGGTCCCGGCTATCCAGCGCGTCCTCGAAACCGTCCGCGTGGACGGGAAGATTCGGGACTACGTGGTCGCGCTCGGCCGGGCGACCAGAGCGGACGACCGCGTGGATGTCGGGGTCTCCCCGCGGGGCATCCAGCGCCTGTTCGAGGCCGCCCGCGCCCGCGCCGTCGTCGCTGGCCGGGAGTACGTCGTCCCCGACGACGTGAAGCGGGTCGCCGAACCCACCTTCGCGCACCGACTCGTCCTGACCGACGAGGCGACGGTCCGCGGGACCGACCGGAGCGAGGTCCTCGCGGACGTGCTGGACCGCATCGAGGTGCCCGCGGTGAAGTCGTCCACGCGATAG
- a CDS encoding DUF7519 family protein produces the protein MTASELDDATDTETNWAPTRASTAVALAGTAGGVAALSAAAGVTTGAVVAAAGATCLAVALWLLTFEQWRVPAAFAASLLLVPAGAGVATGIGYESLVAFAESFPAASKTRVVGQILHIVGVMAVLWGSTVGVFGAASSVRGVATTRSVSRCLRLVTRVALLPANLFLALAGHALVTNFEPGVFGVVGDFVAAATDWLLAPEPGSVHLFQFGVLSAAASLGVYLALRDLPTRELAGEASVGGVRVADALDVVRKGLGALVVLAVLSVPPAVVVEFVVPAEVGLNILPPAGHDLLVALTSSAGLRTLLWWVTLVSGALAGVATLVRRSSRARTRDLLAGYAPFAAGLVVVAGVAVVHRPVFDALVGFVAGRLEPPLSGRFRDLAAGVAEFYGTETVVLGLTAGVLVLAAGAVFALYVAFALRAVSDRAAGPSLAGGGLFLAAAFAGTLETPLWVVLGGVVAALVVWDAGSFATTLGSEVGRRAETRRVELLHGLTALSVGGAAALAATGLVGVVPTGTTSSELGGLSVALLGAVGGVVLLVMALR, from the coding sequence ATGACTGCATCCGAACTCGACGACGCGACCGACACGGAGACGAACTGGGCACCCACCCGCGCGAGTACCGCGGTGGCGCTGGCGGGCACTGCTGGCGGCGTGGCGGCACTGAGCGCCGCCGCGGGCGTCACGACGGGCGCGGTGGTCGCGGCGGCCGGGGCGACCTGTCTCGCGGTCGCGCTCTGGTTGCTCACGTTCGAGCAGTGGCGCGTGCCCGCGGCGTTCGCGGCGAGTCTACTGCTCGTCCCGGCGGGCGCGGGCGTGGCGACCGGCATCGGCTACGAGTCGCTGGTGGCGTTCGCCGAGTCGTTCCCCGCGGCCTCGAAGACCCGCGTGGTGGGCCAGATACTCCACATCGTCGGCGTGATGGCGGTTCTCTGGGGCAGTACGGTCGGCGTCTTCGGCGCGGCGTCGTCGGTCCGCGGCGTCGCCACCACCCGGTCGGTGTCGCGGTGTCTGCGTCTGGTGACGCGGGTCGCGCTTCTCCCGGCCAACCTCTTTCTCGCGCTGGCGGGCCACGCGCTGGTGACGAACTTCGAACCCGGCGTCTTCGGGGTCGTCGGCGACTTCGTGGCGGCGGCGACCGACTGGTTGCTCGCGCCCGAACCGGGGTCGGTCCACCTGTTCCAGTTCGGCGTGCTGTCGGCGGCGGCGAGTCTCGGGGTCTACCTCGCGCTCCGGGACCTGCCGACGCGCGAACTCGCGGGCGAGGCGTCGGTCGGCGGGGTTCGGGTCGCCGACGCCCTCGACGTGGTTCGGAAGGGTCTGGGCGCGCTGGTCGTTCTCGCGGTGCTGTCGGTGCCGCCTGCGGTCGTCGTGGAGTTCGTCGTCCCCGCGGAGGTGGGCCTGAACATCCTCCCTCCTGCGGGTCACGACCTGTTGGTTGCGCTCACCTCGTCGGCGGGTCTCCGGACCCTGCTGTGGTGGGTCACGCTCGTCTCGGGTGCGCTCGCGGGTGTCGCCACGCTCGTCCGCCGGTCGTCGCGCGCCCGGACCCGCGACCTGCTGGCCGGGTACGCGCCGTTCGCGGCGGGACTGGTGGTCGTCGCTGGCGTGGCGGTCGTCCACCGGCCGGTGTTCGACGCGCTGGTCGGGTTCGTCGCCGGGCGACTCGAACCGCCGCTGTCGGGTCGATTCCGTGACCTCGCGGCCGGAGTCGCGGAGTTCTACGGCACGGAGACGGTGGTCCTCGGCCTGACGGCGGGCGTGCTGGTGCTGGCCGCGGGCGCGGTTTTCGCGCTCTACGTGGCGTTCGCGCTCCGGGCCGTCTCCGACCGCGCGGCGGGTCCGTCGCTGGCGGGCGGCGGCCTGTTCCTCGCGGCGGCGTTCGCGGGGACGCTGGAGACGCCGCTGTGGGTCGTCCTCGGCGGCGTGGTCGCGGCGCTGGTGGTGTGGGACGCCGGGTCGTTCGCCACGACGCTCGGGTCCGAGGTGGGTCGGCGGGCCGAGACCCGCCGGGTCGAGCTGCTCCACGGTCTGACCGCGCTCTCGGTCGGCGGCGCGGCGGCGCTCGCGGCCACGGGACTGGTCGGCGTGGTCCCGACGGGGACGACTTCGAGCGAACTCGGCGGTCTCTCGGTCGCGCTGTTGGGTGCCGTCGGCGGCGTGGTCCTGCTGGTGATGGCGCTTCGGTGA